ATGAAAAAATCTGCAAAggggtctgggaaacatccctgaggatgatcctcTGATGAGAGGGTGGCTCCCCTGCCTTAATACGAGCATTTTATGACAGAACAATTTTGCAGACTGATACCGCACACCTTCGGACCCATGCAGGACAATCAAAGTAGTcgcccacccgcttactgactgtaaccagcgatgcttgactttggtgttctGCTTAgtaccgtgtctttacgatcagtccactgcagggCGGATAGGAGAGGGAAGTATCTAAAAtgtgctcttttttttcctggtCAACTCTAGACTTTGTGGTGGGCAGAGTTTTTTAGATAGAAAAACTTCATCATTCCTTTACATTGATTTCTGTTCGTGGGAACGCAGACAATTATTTCCCGTCAAATTTTAGTGGCTTAGGATCATGTTTAATTTAGTCCCCGACTGAGTAATATTTTGCTTGTGTATGTAAGATACATAACTATTTAAACATATGAAGAGAATAATGTTATAAGGAATNTATTAGTGCTAAAGAGTTTTGTAACAGAAGGCATGAAAAAATCTGCGAAggggtctgggaaacatccctgaggatgatccgaagatgaGAGGGTGGCTCCCCTGCCTTAGTACGAGCATTTTATGACAGAACAATTTTGCAGACTGATACCGCACACCTTCGGACCCTATGCAGGACAATCAAAGTAGTcgcccacccgcttactgactgtAACCAGCgctgcttgacttcggtgttctgcttagtaccgtgtctttacgatcagtccactgcagggCGGATAGGAGAGGGAAGTATCTAAAAtgtgctcttttttttcctggtCAACTCTAGACTTTGTGGTGGGCAGAGTTTTTTAGATAGAAAAACTACATCATTTCTTTACATTGATTTCTGTTCGTGGGAACACAGACAATTATTTCACGTCAAATTTTAGTGGTTTAGGATCATGTTTAATTTAGTCCCCGACTGAGTAATATTTTGCTTGTGTGTGTAAGATACATAACTATTTAAACATATGAAGAGAATAATGTTATAAGGAATATAACTTTActgaatatgaatatttaattttaggtgAAAGATGAAGTTCAAACTAAGACCGGTCTTCAATTCGAGGAATTTACTCCCATCAACTACAGATCTCAGTTGGTTAATGGAaccaattattttatcaaagtaaGCACCTTTattgtttatacttttttgGTAGTAATCACAAGGTGGTAAGATTAAGCTCAATGaatgcttgaaaaaattctgatttttatataaatataactcaGTGAAGTTGGGATTTTGAATCAGGGATCATGAaggttaaggctccacaatttcgtgaccatCTGCATAATTGCGACAATGTGGTGTGTCAAACGCACACACCACCTTTACTTCCAATAAAGCTGGTACCCATTGATCTGAAGCTGAGTGGGTACCCATTGATCTGAAGCTGAGTCACTAGGAAggaattaaaaactaacttttttacaATTACAGTTCTGTGTCTTCATCGCGGAGCCATCtcaattcaatatatatatatatatatttaatggtGGGCACTTAGATCTCTTTCCTGTTGCCCTCAAAAATGCCAGAATTGTTATTCTCTTATCATAACCCAGTGAGCAACTGTGGCTATGCCATGGTGGTGGAgtagcataattaaaaaaatgtgcatatcttattttttaaacgaattagctcgttaaatttctgtttcaatttgtaattcattttgttaataatttaatataaaggtATGTGGATTATTCACACAATAAAATTTGACAGTCATGTTGAAGCAGAACTCttaattacattcattttttattgtatattttatgtatgaaaattacatatataatatagtttataatataatctACAATAGTTATACTAATTTATgtgcgtttatttttttatttttattttttaaagttctgttgagagtaaaaaattttttttttttttttttagttctgttgagagtaattttttttttaaaattctttttttattttagtttctttgctACAGAGTGGTTTTTgccaataaaaatgtgtatatttaaacaaagaagATTAATAGTAAGGCAAGAAACTGAATGTgtgtgaacaaaatttaaaacaattattatgattttagttCAGACTGTTGAATATTAAGGTAGAAAACTGTAACTGAAGAAGATAAATgggaaatttatattattttaaacagagtTGGCAAGGcttaggacagaatggattcATCCACGGTTTGAACCGTATTGTTcaaaactgtcttaaactgtccaaaacctgtttattaaaattatgtcacaattttaaatagaatatagtGAAAGATAAAAGGTTATAT
Above is a window of Parasteatoda tepidariorum isolate YZ-2023 chromosome 5, CAS_Ptep_4.0, whole genome shotgun sequence DNA encoding:
- the LOC107457143 gene encoding cystatin-A2 isoform X2, whose translation is MPMVGGTGDIREPDETVNQIIRETTTQKSPCLGDYFSVDHDTKIFLLVKDEVQTKTGLQFEEFTPINYRSQLVNGTNYFIKVSTFIVYTFLVVITRW
- the LOC107457143 gene encoding cystatin-A2 isoform X1 gives rise to the protein MPMVGGTGDIREPDETVNQIIRETTTQKSPCLGDYFSVDHDTKIFLLVQVKDEVQTKTGLQFEEFTPINYRSQLVNGTNYFIKVSTFIVYTFLVVITRW